A window from Primulina eburnea isolate SZY01 chromosome 2, ASM2296580v1, whole genome shotgun sequence encodes these proteins:
- the LOC140824222 gene encoding uncharacterized protein: protein MHGPCGEARKKSPCMSDGRCTKNFPKKFVEVTSIDEDGYLVYRRRDNERTFLKNGVNLDNSFVVPHNRYLLIKDAHINVEWCNQSLFKYICSIRGATCYDDISIVNDVQYRSFRDACYALGLLNDDKEYIDGIVEAKLELNEDEIKSHALVEIEKLLRSYGKSLRGFQSMPFPSDEYFQSSQNSLIHDEMRFDRRVLFREHHNLLNNLNDQQRQVYNTIMAVVDSNTGGIFFVYGYGGIGKTFIWKTMSACLRSNGEIVLNVASSGIASLLIPGGRTAHSRFSIPFNPTEESTCNIKQGSPLAELIVKSKVMIWDEAPMTHKFCFEALDKSMKDIMRFVNPSSLHMPFGGKTVVFGGDFRQILPVIPKDIRHDIVLATINSSYLWRHCKILRLTKNMRLQNLGCDQEYAEMKKFSDWIATLGDGKIGEANEGYATIDIPYELLLKDYNDPIATIVESTYLLFPNNVSDATYFEKRAILALILDVVQSVMNT, encoded by the exons ATGCACGGTCCATGTGGAGAGGCAAGAAAGAAATCCCCATGCATGTCTGATGGACGTTGCACAAAGAATTTTCCGAAAAAGTTTGTTGAAGTGACATCAATTGATGAGGATGGATACTTAGTCTATAGACGCAGAGATAATGAACGAACATTTTTGAAGAATGGTGTTAATCTAGATAACAGTTTTGTTGTTCCTCATAATCGTTATTTGTTGATTAAGGACGCTCATATTAATGTCGAATGGTGTAACCAATCTTTGTTCAAGTATATTTGTTCAA TTCGTGGTGCCACGTGCTATGATGATATATCTATTGTCAACGACGTTCAATACCGTTCATTTCGTGATGCTTGCTATGCATTAGGGCTGTTGAATGATGATAAAGAGTACATTGATGGCATCGTTGAGGCAA AATTGGAATTGAATGAGGATGAAATTAAAAGTCATGCGTTGGTGGAAATTGAGAAACTATTGCGAAGCTATGGAAAGAGTTTACGTGGATTTCAATCAATGCCATTTCCAAGTGATGAATATTTTCAGTCTTCACAAAATAGCCTAATACATGATGAGATGCGGTTTGATAGAAGAGTTCTGTTCAGAGAACATCATAATCTCCTAAATAATTTGAACGATCAACAACGCCAAGTATATAATACGATTATGGCTGTTGTTGATTCAAATACGGGAGGGATTTTCTTTGTATATGGATATGGAGGTATTGGAAAAACATTTATTTGGAAAACTATGTCTGCATGCTTGAGATCAAATGGAGAAATTGTTTTGAACGTGGCATCCAGTGGTATAGCATCTCTTCTAATTCCTGGTGGAAGAACTGCTCATTCTCGCTTTTCAATTCCATTTAATCCTACTGAGGAATCGACATGCAATATCAAGCAAGGAAGTCCTCTTGCAGAACTTATAGTAAAATCTAAAGTTATGATTTGGGATGAAGCTCCAATGACGCACAAGTTTTGTTTTGAAGCTCTGGATAAAAGTATGAAAGATATAATGAGATTCGTCAATCCTTCAAGCCTTCATATGCCTTTTGGAGGAAAAACAGTTGTTTTCGGCGGTGATTTTAGACAAATATTGCCTGTTATTCCAAAAGATATTAGACATGATATTGTTCTTGCCACTATTAATTCATCGTACCTTTGGAGACATTGCAAAATTTTGAGATTGACGAAAAACATGAGACTGCAGAATTTGGGTTGTGATCAAGAATATGCTGAAATGAAAAAATTTTCGGATTGGATTGCTACTTTAGGAGATGGAAAAATTGGAGAAGCAAATGAAGGTTATGCAACAATTGATATTCCATATGAGCTTTTGCTGAAAGATTACAATGATCCTATTGCAACAATTGTTGAGAGCACATATCTGTTGTTTCCAAATAATGTCAGTGATGCAACATATTTCGAGAAAAGAGCTATATTGGCCCTGATTCTTGATGTCGTTCAGTCAGTAATGAATACATGA